One Littorina saxatilis isolate snail1 linkage group LG1, US_GU_Lsax_2.0, whole genome shotgun sequence genomic window carries:
- the LOC138966270 gene encoding probable serine/threonine-protein kinase clkA, whose product MICEMQKTSKQTGLEREGIDCASCVTTPAPITTTTLPPTTTIPPTTCPTIEELSGIAGFCYFDQGELERGLFDVSSDAGHHDRDLLHGWTSDDRPRNQSKPGRGAVSLCGCGHHASSGRRIRQSSQDWGLSANNRNSDAPCYNYTKARDHYSSNAYNNHHTNNNNHYTSTNYNNDNDNTSTNYHNNDCNGNNY is encoded by the exons ATGATCTGTGAAATGCAAAAGACGTCCAAGCAGACAGGCCTGGAGCGCGAGGGTATTGACTGTGCTTCCTGCGTGACGACGCCAgcccccatcaccaccaccaccctcccccctACCACCACCATCCCCCCTACCACTTGTCCAACCATTGAAGAACTCAGCGGCATTGCTGGATTCTGCTATTTCGATCAAggtgagct CGAACGTGGACTTTTCGACGTGTCCAGCGATGCAGGACATCACGACAGAGATCTACTGCATGGCTGGACCTCTGATGACCGACCCCGCAACCAGTCCAAACCTGGACGAGGAGCCGTGTCACTGTGTGGATGCGGACACCATGCAAGCTCTGGACGACGAATTCGGCAATCCTCCCAAGATTGGGG ACTCAGCGCCAACAACAGAAACAGCGACGCTCCCTGCTACAACTACACCAAGGCCAGAGACCACTACAGCAGCAATGCCTACAACAACcaccacaccaacaacaacaaccactacACCAGCACCAactacaacaacgacaacgacaacaccaGCACCAACTACCACAACAACGACTGTAATGGAAACAACTACTGA